Proteins from one Mycobacterium sp. EPa45 genomic window:
- a CDS encoding error-prone DNA polymerase, giving the protein MSWFNGPPSWGEMERVLNGKPRRPGLSLGEPHADGGDSPAWSRRREPYEPIGDRTQRSAVPYAELHAHSAYSFLDGASTPEELVEEASRLDLRAIALTDHDGLYGVVRFAEAAKELDMRTVFGAELSLSNTARTEVPDPPGPHLLVLARGPEGYRRLSRQLSAAHLAGGEKGKPRYDYDSLTEAAGGHWHILTGCRKGHVRQALSQGGPEAAAAALADLVDRFGRDRVSIEISSHGDPFDDERNAALAALAPRFGVGVVATTGAHFAEPGRGRLAMAMGAIRARQSLDEAAGWLAPLGGSHLRSGDEMARLFAQYPESVSAAAYLGEQCAFELALIAPQLPPFDVPDGHTEDSWLRELVMVGAARRYGPRAGAPEAYAQLERELEVIATLKFPGYFLVVHDITRFCRENDILCQGRGSAANSAVCYALGVTAVDPIANELLFERFLSPARDGPPDIDIDIESDLREKAIQYVYDRYGRDYAAQVANVITYRGKSAVRDMARALGFSQGQQDAWSKQISHWHSGADSPDIEDIPEPVVDLAVQIKNLPRHMGIHSGGMVICDRPIADVCPVEWARMENRSVLQWDKDDCAAIGLVKFDMLGLGMLSALHYCIDLVAEHKGIEVDLARLDLSDPAVYEMLQKADSVGVFQVESRAQMATLPRLKPRVFYDLVVEVALIRPGPIQGGSVHPYIKRRNGLEEVTYDHPSMEPALRKTLGVPLFQEQLMQLAVDCAGFSAAEADQLRRAMGSKRSTEKMRRLRDRFYAGMAERHGITGEIADRIYDKLEAFANFGFPESHSLSFASLVYYSSWFKLYHPAAFCAALLRAQPMGFYSPQSLVADARRHGVTVHGPDINASLAHPTLENTGMEVRLGLATVRHIGDELAQRIVDEREAGGRYASLLDLTGRVQLSVPQTEALATAGALGCFSVTRREGLWAAGAAATQRPDRLPGVGSSSHVPALPGMTEVELAASDVWATGISPDSYPTQFLREDLDALGVVPADRLLDVPDGSRVLIAGAVTHRQRPATAQGVTFMNIEDETGMVNVLCTPGVWNRHRKLAQTAAALLIRGQVQNATGAVTVVAERMGRITMKVGSRSRDFR; this is encoded by the coding sequence GTGAGCTGGTTCAACGGGCCGCCGAGCTGGGGCGAGATGGAGCGGGTGCTCAACGGCAAGCCGCGCCGGCCAGGCTTGTCGCTCGGGGAGCCGCACGCCGACGGCGGGGACAGCCCGGCGTGGTCGCGCCGTCGGGAACCCTACGAGCCGATCGGCGACCGTACGCAGCGGTCGGCCGTGCCTTACGCCGAGCTGCATGCGCATTCGGCCTACAGCTTCCTCGATGGGGCCAGCACTCCAGAGGAACTGGTCGAGGAGGCGTCGCGGCTGGACCTGCGCGCCATTGCGCTGACCGACCACGACGGGCTCTACGGTGTGGTGCGCTTCGCCGAGGCTGCCAAGGAACTCGACATGCGCACCGTATTCGGTGCCGAACTCTCGTTGAGCAATACTGCCCGCACCGAGGTGCCCGACCCGCCGGGCCCGCACCTGCTGGTGTTGGCTCGTGGCCCGGAGGGCTACCGCCGGCTGTCGCGTCAGCTGTCCGCCGCGCATCTGGCCGGCGGCGAGAAGGGCAAGCCCCGCTATGACTACGACTCACTCACCGAGGCCGCAGGCGGGCATTGGCACATTCTCACCGGTTGTCGAAAAGGGCATGTCCGGCAGGCACTTTCACAGGGTGGTCCGGAGGCGGCGGCCGCGGCCCTGGCCGACCTGGTGGATCGATTCGGCCGGGACCGGGTCAGCATCGAGATCAGCAGCCATGGCGATCCGTTCGACGACGAGCGCAATGCCGCGCTGGCCGCACTGGCTCCACGGTTCGGAGTCGGGGTCGTCGCCACCACCGGAGCCCACTTCGCCGAGCCGGGCCGCGGTCGGCTGGCCATGGCCATGGGCGCGATCCGGGCGCGCCAGTCCCTGGATGAGGCGGCCGGTTGGCTGGCCCCGCTGGGTGGCTCACACCTGCGGTCCGGTGACGAGATGGCTCGGCTGTTCGCGCAGTACCCCGAATCTGTCAGCGCCGCAGCCTATCTCGGTGAGCAGTGCGCATTCGAGCTGGCACTGATCGCGCCGCAACTGCCCCCGTTCGACGTGCCGGACGGGCACACCGAGGACAGCTGGCTGCGTGAACTGGTGATGGTCGGTGCCGCCCGGCGCTACGGGCCGCGCGCCGGTGCGCCGGAGGCTTACGCCCAGCTCGAGCGCGAGCTCGAGGTCATCGCCACCTTGAAGTTCCCGGGCTACTTCCTGGTGGTTCATGACATCACGCGGTTCTGCCGGGAGAACGACATCCTGTGCCAGGGGCGGGGTTCGGCGGCCAACTCCGCGGTGTGCTACGCGCTCGGTGTTACCGCCGTCGACCCGATCGCCAACGAATTGCTCTTCGAACGGTTCCTGTCCCCGGCCCGTGACGGGCCACCCGATATCGACATCGACATCGAATCGGACCTGCGGGAGAAGGCCATCCAGTACGTCTACGACCGGTACGGACGCGACTACGCCGCACAGGTCGCCAACGTCATCACCTACCGTGGCAAGAGTGCCGTGCGCGACATGGCTCGTGCCCTCGGGTTCTCGCAGGGCCAGCAGGACGCCTGGAGCAAGCAGATCAGCCACTGGCACTCCGGTGCCGACTCACCTGACATCGAGGACATCCCCGAGCCGGTGGTCGACCTGGCGGTCCAGATCAAGAACCTGCCGAGGCACATGGGCATCCATTCCGGTGGCATGGTGATCTGTGACCGCCCGATCGCCGACGTGTGCCCGGTGGAGTGGGCGCGCATGGAGAATCGTAGCGTGCTGCAGTGGGATAAAGACGACTGTGCCGCAATCGGATTGGTGAAGTTCGACATGCTCGGCCTCGGCATGCTTTCAGCGCTGCATTACTGCATAGATCTGGTGGCCGAACACAAGGGCATCGAGGTCGACCTGGCACGCCTGGACCTGTCCGATCCCGCGGTCTACGAGATGTTGCAGAAGGCGGATTCGGTCGGGGTGTTCCAGGTGGAGTCGCGCGCCCAAATGGCCACGCTTCCACGGCTGAAGCCGCGGGTGTTCTACGACCTGGTGGTGGAGGTGGCGCTGATCCGCCCCGGACCTATCCAGGGTGGCTCGGTGCATCCCTACATCAAGCGGCGCAACGGCCTGGAGGAGGTCACCTACGACCACCCGTCGATGGAACCGGCGCTGCGAAAGACATTGGGTGTGCCGTTGTTCCAGGAGCAACTGATGCAGCTGGCGGTGGACTGCGCGGGTTTCTCGGCCGCGGAGGCCGACCAGCTGCGCCGGGCCATGGGCTCCAAGCGTTCCACCGAGAAGATGCGGCGGCTCCGTGACCGGTTCTACGCCGGGATGGCCGAGCGTCACGGCATCACCGGCGAGATTGCCGACCGGATCTACGACAAACTCGAAGCGTTCGCCAATTTCGGTTTCCCGGAGAGTCATTCGCTGAGCTTCGCCTCGCTGGTGTACTACTCCTCGTGGTTCAAGCTGTACCACCCGGCGGCGTTCTGCGCCGCGCTGCTGCGCGCTCAGCCGATGGGCTTCTACTCGCCGCAGTCGCTGGTTGCCGACGCCCGCAGGCACGGGGTCACCGTGCACGGACCCGACATCAACGCCAGCCTGGCGCACCCCACCCTGGAGAACACCGGGATGGAGGTTCGGCTGGGATTGGCCACCGTGCGGCACATCGGTGACGAACTGGCTCAACGCATCGTCGACGAGCGTGAGGCCGGCGGCCGGTATGCCTCGCTACTGGATCTGACTGGACGCGTGCAGCTTTCGGTGCCACAGACCGAGGCGCTGGCCACCGCGGGGGCATTGGGCTGCTTCTCGGTCACTCGCCGGGAGGGACTATGGGCGGCCGGTGCGGCAGCGACCCAGCGTCCCGACCGGTTGCCCGGCGTCGGCTCGTCGTCGCACGTGCCGGCGTTACCCGGCATGACCGAGGTGGAGTTGGCCGCCTCCGACGTGTGGGCCACCGGCATTTCGCCGGACAGCTATCCGACTCAGTTCCTGCGCGAAGACCTCGATGCGTTGGGAGTGGTTCCTGCCGATCGGTTGTTGGACGTGCCCGACGGCAGCCGGGTGCTGATCGCCGGGGCGGTGACGCACCGCCAACGGCCGGCCACCGCCCAGGGCGTGACGTTCATGAACATCGAGGACGAGACCGGCATGGTCAATGTGCTGTGCACGCCGGGGGTTTGGAACCGGCATCGCAAACTGGCTCAGACCGCGGCGGCGCTGCTGATTCGCGGACAGGTGCAGAACGCCACCGGGGCGGTGACCGTGGTGGCCGAGCGGATGGGCCGCATCACGATGAAGGTCGGCTCGCGCTCGCGGGATTTCCGGTGA
- a CDS encoding HNH endonuclease signature motif containing protein, with the protein MSSITMALDALDAAVELLGAADIEELPAPERFAAMERLERAVRRQVAVSHDQITHLERYEGCPPIAIVLADALRISRATAKRRVRDAEQLTPRTTLTGEQLQPLLPATGKAWEAGHLDGEHVRVIQKFFRELPDHVSPAEIEKAERTLAEHAQTMRPDQLEKVADRLATHLNPDGNFSEEDRARKRGFLWCGGQRADGMSVGKLVADPELRAMLDAWLAKFAAPNPDSEEPDLRSHAQRQHDALADLVRGRLGDPKLGQHNGLPVTMIVTTTLQELQAGAGHAVTAGGTLIPITDLIRMATPANHYLAVFDGATGQSLWLGRSKRLASADQRIMLLAKYRGCTAPGCTVNGYNSQVHHAAKDWKHGGSTDIDDLTLACKCDNLLVENDGWTTQQLPNGQTHWMPPPDVPLIGGTNDYHHPERLLPKDDEKD; encoded by the coding sequence ATGAGTTCGATCACGATGGCGTTGGATGCGCTGGACGCCGCGGTCGAATTGTTGGGCGCCGCTGATATCGAGGAATTGCCCGCGCCGGAGCGGTTCGCGGCAATGGAGCGGCTGGAACGTGCGGTGCGCCGCCAGGTCGCGGTATCACACGATCAGATCACCCATTTGGAGCGCTACGAGGGCTGTCCGCCGATCGCGATCGTGCTGGCAGACGCGCTTCGGATCAGCCGTGCCACCGCCAAGCGCCGGGTCCGCGATGCCGAACAGTTGACGCCTCGCACAACGTTGACCGGCGAGCAGTTGCAGCCGCTGTTGCCTGCGACGGGGAAAGCCTGGGAGGCCGGCCATCTCGACGGGGAGCATGTGCGGGTCATTCAGAAGTTCTTTCGTGAGCTACCCGATCATGTCAGCCCTGCAGAGATCGAGAAGGCCGAACGCACGCTCGCCGAGCATGCGCAGACCATGCGGCCCGATCAGCTTGAAAAGGTCGCCGACCGGCTGGCCACCCACCTCAACCCCGATGGCAATTTTTCTGAGGAGGACCGAGCCCGTAAGCGCGGGTTCCTGTGGTGCGGTGGTCAGCGCGCCGATGGCATGAGCGTCGGGAAGTTGGTGGCCGACCCCGAGCTGCGGGCGATGCTGGACGCGTGGTTGGCGAAATTCGCCGCACCCAACCCCGACAGTGAAGAGCCCGATCTGCGTAGTCACGCGCAACGCCAACATGATGCGCTGGCGGACTTGGTGCGCGGTCGGTTGGGAGATCCGAAACTCGGTCAGCACAATGGTCTTCCGGTGACCATGATCGTCACCACCACCTTGCAGGAACTACAAGCCGGCGCCGGCCACGCGGTCACCGCCGGCGGCACCTTGATCCCGATCACCGACCTGATCCGGATGGCGACCCCCGCCAACCACTACCTGGCGGTGTTCGACGGCGCCACCGGGCAGTCGCTATGGCTCGGCCGCAGCAAGCGGTTGGCCTCGGCGGACCAACGAATCATGTTGCTGGCCAAGTACCGCGGCTGCACCGCGCCAGGTTGCACGGTCAACGGCTACAACAGCCAGGTCCACCACGCTGCCAAGGACTGGAAGCATGGCGGCAGTACCGACATCGACGACCTCACGCTGGCGTGCAAATGCGACAACCTGCTGGTCGAAAACGACGGCTGGACCACCCAGCAACTCCCCAACGGCCAAACCCACTGGATGCCGCCGCCCGATGTTCCGCTCATCGGCGGCACCAACGACTACCACCACCCCGAACGCCTGCTACCCAAAGACGACGAAAAGGACTAG